CCGATAGTCCCTAACGAAAAGCGCCTCACTTCTGCCGGATGAGGCGCTTTTCGTTAGGGACTACCCCGAAATGGGCGACGCCCCCGAAACCCTTGCGGGTCTCGGGGGCGTCGTACGTCGTGCGTCAGATCAGCGAGCGGCCTGACCCTCGGTGTAGTCCGCGTCCTGCTGCTTCCACGAGAAGAGGCCACGGAGCTTGCGGCCGGTCTCCTCGATCGGGTGCGCGGCACCCTTGGCGCGGAGCTCGAGGAACTCCGGAGCGCCGGCGTCCTGGTCGTCGATGAAGCGCTTCGCGAAGGCACCCGACTGGATGTCCGCGAGGACGGCCTTCATGTTGTCCTTGACGCGCGGGTCGATGACACGCGGGCCGGAGACGTAGTCGCCGTACTCGGCAGTGTCGGAGACCGACCAGCGCTGCTTGGCGATGCCGCCCTCCCACATGAGGTCCACGATGAGCTTGAGCTCGTGCAGGCACTCGAAGTAGGCGACCTCCGGCTGGTAGCCGGCCTCGGTCAGGGTCTCGAAGCCGTACTGGACGAGCTGCGAGACGCCACCGCACAGGACCGCCTGCTCACCGAACAGGTCGGTCTCGGTCTCCTCGGTGAAGGTGGTCATGATGACGCCCGCGCGGGTGCCACCGATCGCCTTGGCGTAGGACTTCGCGAGGTCGAGCGCGGTGCCGGAGGCGTCCTGCTCGACGGCGATGATGTCCGGGATGCCGCGGCCGTCGACGTACTCACGACGGACGGTGTGACCCGGAGCCTTGGGGGCAACCATGATCACGTCGACGCCCTCGGGCGCCTGGATGTAGCCGAAGCGGATGTTGAAGCCGTGGCCGAAGACCAGGGTGTCGCCCTCGGTCAGGTGCGGGGCGATGTCCTCGGCGTAGATCTTCCGCTGGTGCTGGTCGGGAGCGAGGATGACGATGACGTCGGCCTCCTCCACGGCCTCGGCGACCGTCAGGACCTTGAGGCCCTCGGCCTCGGCCTTGGCGATGGACTTGGAGTCCGCCTTCAGGCCGACACGGACGTCGACACCGGAGTCGCGCAGGTTCAGCGCGTGGGCGTGGCCCTGGCTGCCGTAACCGATCACGGCGACGTTCTTGCCCTGGATCAGGGTCAGGTCAGCGTCGTCGTCGTAGAACATCTCAGCCACGATGGGCTCTCCTTCTGGTGGGGTTTCTTCGCAAGAGTTGGTCAGTGGCCGTCAGGCAGTGCCAGCCGGGGTCAGCCGGCCGCGGGCGGCGGGGTGGGTACGGCGACCGGGCGCAGGGTCCGCTCGCTGATGGAACGAGGACCGCGGCCGATGGCCACCATCCCGGACTGCACGAGCTCCCGGACCCCGAAGGGCTCGATCACGCGCAGGAAGTCGGAGAGCTTGTCGGTGTTGCCGGTGATCTCGATGGTCACCGCGTCGGGCGCGATGTCGACGACCTTGGCGTTGAAGAGCTGGACCACGTCGAGGACCTGGCCACGGCTGTCGGCGTCGGCGCGGACCTTGACCAGCAGCAGCTCACGGTTGACCGACGAGGTGCCGTCGAGCTCGACGATCTTGATCACCTCGACCAGCTTGTTGAGCTGCTTGGTGACCTGCTCGAGGGGGCTCTGGTCGACGTTGACCACGATGGTCATGCGGGAGACCTCGGGGTGCTCGGTCGGGCCCACGGCCAGGCTGTCGATGTTGAAGCCGCGACGGCTGAACAGGCCGGCGATGCGCGCGAGCACGCCGGGCTTGTTCTCGACGAGGACGCTCAGGGTGTGACGGCTCACAGGTCGTTCTCCTCGAACTGGGGCGCCAGGTCCCGGGCGTACTTGATGTCGTCGTTGCTCGTGCCCGAGGCGACCATCGGCCACACCATCGCGTCGCGATGCACGCGGAAGTCGACGACGACCGGCTGGTCGTTGATCGACATCGCCTTCTCGATGGTGGCGTCCACGTCGGCCGGGTTGTCGCACGACAGGCCCGCGCAGCCGTAGGCATCAGCCAGCTTCACGAAGTCGGGGATCCGCTTGGAGTGCAGGTCAGTGTTGGAGTAGCGCTCGTTGTAGAAGAGCGTCTGCCACTGGCGCACCATGCCGAGCGACTCGTTGTTGATGATCGCGACCTTGATCGGGATGTCGTTGATCGCGCAGGTGGCCAACTCCTGGTTGGTCATCTGGAAGCAGCCGTCGCCGTCGATCGCCCAGACCACGCGGTCGGGAGCGCCCACCTTGGCGCCCATCGCGGCAGGGACCGCATAGCCCATGGTGCCGAGGCCGCCGGAGTTGAGCCAGGAGTTGGGGCGCTCGAAGCCGAGGTAGTGCGTGGCCCACATCTGGTGCTGGCCGACGCCGGCCGCAAAGATCGACTCCGGTCCGGAGATCTGGCCGATGCGCTCGATGACGTACTGCGGCGAGAGCGAGCCGTCGTTGGGCAGGTCGTAGGAGAGCGGGTACTTGGCCTTGATGCCGGCGACGAACGCGACCCAGGCTTCGTACTCCCCGACCTTGCCCTGGGCGAACTCCGCCTCGAGGGCCACGATCAGGTCGGCGATCACCTCGCGGCAGTCACCCACGATCGGGACGTCCGCGTGGCGGTTCTTGCCGATCTCAGCCGGGTCGATGTCGGCGTGGATGACCTTGGCATGGGGGGCGAAGGAGCTGAGCACGCCGGTGACGCGGTCGTCGAAACGGGCGCCGAGGCTGATGATCAGGTCGGACTTCTGCAGGCCGGCGACGGCAGCGACGGTGCCGTGCATGCCGGGCATGCCGAGGTGCTGGGGGTGACTGTCCGGGAACGCGCCACGCGCCATCAGCGTCGTGACGACCGGGATGCCGGACAGCTCCGCGAGGACGCGCAGCTCACGGGCCGCACGGGAGCGGATGACGCCGCCACCCACGTAGAGGACCGGCCGCTTGGCCTCGAGGATGAGCTTGGTCGCCTCGCGGATCTGCTTGCTGTGCGGGCGGGTCACCGGGCGGTAGCCGGGCAGGTTGAGCTCGGTCGGCCAGTCGAAGGTGGTCATCGCCTGCAGCGCCGACTTGGCGATGTCGACGAGGACCGGGCCGGGGCGACCGGTGGACGCGATGTAGAAGGCCTCTGCGACGCGCTTGGGGATGTCAGCGGGGTCGGTGACCAGGAAGTTGTGCTTGGTGATCGGCATCGTGATGCCGCGGATGTCCGCCTCCTGGAAGGCGTCGGTGCCGATCATGTCGGCGCCGACCTGTCCAGTGATGGCCACCATCGGGACGGAGTCCATGTGGGCGTCGGCGATCGGCGTGACCAGGTTGGTCGCGCCGGGGCCGGAGGTGGCCATGCAGACGCCGACCTTGCCAGTCGCCGCGGCGTACCCCTGGGCAGCGTGGCCCGCACCCTGCTCGTGGCGAACGAGGATGTGGCGGATCTTGCTGTCGAAGAGCGGGTCGTACGCCGGGAGGATGGCACCGCCGGGAATGCCGAAGATGTTCTCGACGCCGGCGTGCTCGAGGGACTTGATCAGGCTCTGTGCACCGGTCACCTGGGCGTGGGACCCAGTTCCAGTACTGCCCTGCTCGCTCATCGGTATGTCCCGTCCATTCAAATGCGGCTGTTCATCGTGTGCCTCACCAACAAAAAACCCCTCGGCCTTGGCGGCTACGAGGGGATGACGCGTGCGCTGTCGGACCGGGGTCCTCAGCTCACGCGTCGCGTGCGTACAAGAGTGCGCATGCGCCTACGTTCGCCGTCAGGGTGACGATGCGTCAAGTCAGTCTCCCAGCGGTCCCAAATCGCGGGACGGCGATCCCACA
This genomic interval from Nocardioides cavernaquae contains the following:
- the ilvC gene encoding ketol-acid reductoisomerase, with protein sequence MAEMFYDDDADLTLIQGKNVAVIGYGSQGHAHALNLRDSGVDVRVGLKADSKSIAKAEAEGLKVLTVAEAVEEADVIVILAPDQHQRKIYAEDIAPHLTEGDTLVFGHGFNIRFGYIQAPEGVDVIMVAPKAPGHTVRREYVDGRGIPDIIAVEQDASGTALDLAKSYAKAIGGTRAGVIMTTFTEETETDLFGEQAVLCGGVSQLVQYGFETLTEAGYQPEVAYFECLHELKLIVDLMWEGGIAKQRWSVSDTAEYGDYVSGPRVIDPRVKDNMKAVLADIQSGAFAKRFIDDQDAGAPEFLELRAKGAAHPIEETGRKLRGLFSWKQQDADYTEGQAAR
- a CDS encoding acetolactate synthase large subunit, with the protein product MSEQGSTGTGSHAQVTGAQSLIKSLEHAGVENIFGIPGGAILPAYDPLFDSKIRHILVRHEQGAGHAAQGYAAATGKVGVCMATSGPGATNLVTPIADAHMDSVPMVAITGQVGADMIGTDAFQEADIRGITMPITKHNFLVTDPADIPKRVAEAFYIASTGRPGPVLVDIAKSALQAMTTFDWPTELNLPGYRPVTRPHSKQIREATKLILEAKRPVLYVGGGVIRSRAARELRVLAELSGIPVVTTLMARGAFPDSHPQHLGMPGMHGTVAAVAGLQKSDLIISLGARFDDRVTGVLSSFAPHAKVIHADIDPAEIGKNRHADVPIVGDCREVIADLIVALEAEFAQGKVGEYEAWVAFVAGIKAKYPLSYDLPNDGSLSPQYVIERIGQISGPESIFAAGVGQHQMWATHYLGFERPNSWLNSGGLGTMGYAVPAAMGAKVGAPDRVVWAIDGDGCFQMTNQELATCAINDIPIKVAIINNESLGMVRQWQTLFYNERYSNTDLHSKRIPDFVKLADAYGCAGLSCDNPADVDATIEKAMSINDQPVVVDFRVHRDAMVWPMVASGTSNDDIKYARDLAPQFEENDL
- the ilvN gene encoding acetolactate synthase small subunit; the protein is MSRHTLSVLVENKPGVLARIAGLFSRRGFNIDSLAVGPTEHPEVSRMTIVVNVDQSPLEQVTKQLNKLVEVIKIVELDGTSSVNRELLLVKVRADADSRGQVLDVVQLFNAKVVDIAPDAVTIEITGNTDKLSDFLRVIEPFGVRELVQSGMVAIGRGPRSISERTLRPVAVPTPPPAAG